A window of bacterium contains these coding sequences:
- a CDS encoding DUF47 family protein: protein MKKFGKEDLFYKILEQQAVTAHRAALAFLALAQDFEHLNDHVCLIEQIEHEGDELTHQLANKVDATFVTPLDKEDLRSLSGALDDITDHIEAGAARAVLYQLKTARPDLVPLINLLVQITDATVKAVQSLSSKANRAAIHDVLVTIHRLENVSDKAFRQALGDLFNTPCDDPIMVIKWKEIYDRIEIATDKCEDVANMV, encoded by the coding sequence AGTAACAGCTCATCGAGCCGCACTTGCCTTTCTTGCTTTGGCACAAGACTTCGAACATCTAAACGATCACGTCTGTCTTATCGAGCAGATTGAGCATGAAGGCGATGAATTAACCCACCAACTTGCCAACAAAGTTGACGCGACTTTTGTTACCCCACTTGATAAAGAGGATTTACGTTCGCTATCCGGAGCGCTTGATGACATCACCGACCACATAGAAGCCGGCGCTGCAAGGGCTGTGCTCTATCAATTAAAGACAGCTCGTCCGGACTTAGTGCCTTTGATCAATCTTTTGGTTCAAATTACCGACGCAACGGTTAAAGCAGTACAAAGCCTCTCCAGCAAAGCCAACCGAGCGGCAATCCATGATGTGCTCGTAACAATTCACCGACTGGAGAATGTGAGTGATAAGGCTTTTCGACAAGCATTAGGGGACCTTTTTAATACGCCTTGTGACGATCCGATAATGGTTATAAAATGGAAAGAAATTTACGATCGGATCGAGATAGCAACCGACAAGTGTGAAGATGTCGCCAATATGGT